GGCATAAACGCAATCATATCTAAGTTAATTGTAAGCATGAGTGTTTTTGCACCCATTTTTGCAGCTGCATATGCAGATTCCACACCTGCATGTCCTGCACCAACAACGATTACGTCAAAATTACCTGCTTCGTATTGTATTGACATGTTGTTCTTCCTCTCTTTTATTCCAATTTATTTCCCTAAACAGAACTGCGAGAATAGCTGATTAATTAAGCTTTCCTGTACAGTATCTCCAATAATTTCACCAAGAATCTCCCATGTACGTGTCACATCGATTTGAATCATATCGACAGGTACACCTGATTCGGCTGCAGCAAGCGCATCTTCAATTACCTGTTGAGCTTGATGCAATAGCGCAATATGTCGCGCATTTGATACATATGTTAAATCATTCGCTTCCACTTGCCCTTCAAAGAACAATGCTGCAATCGCTTCTTCCAGCTCAATTACACCTTCTTCTTTCAATAACGAAGTCGTTACGACACGATGTTTTCCAGCCAATTCATGAACACGGTTTAAATCGATTTTACGTTCGATATCTGTCTTGTTGACAACGACAATATAATCCATCGCCTGAATCGTTTCAAAAAGGCGTTCATCTTCTTCAGTAAGCTCTTCTCCGTAATTTAATACAAGCAATATTAAATCAGCATCTTTTAATGCCTCTCTCGAACGCTCAACACCAATTCGTTCAACGATATCTTCTGTTTCCCGAATACCTGCTGTATCAACTAAACGTAAAGGAACTCCACGTACGTTTACGTATTCTTCAATAATATCACGAGTTGTGCCTGCAATGTCGGTTACAATCGCTTTATTTTCTTGAACTAAACTATTTAAAAGAGATGATTTACCTACGTTCGGACGTCCTAAAATAACGGTAGATAAACCTTCACGTAAAATTTTGCCTTGAGATGATGTTTGAAGTAATTTAATTATTTCCTCTCGTACCCAACCGCATTTTTCAAGAAGTACAGGAATCGTCATTTCTTCTACATCGTCATATTCCGGATAATCAATGTTTACTTCCACTTGTGCCAATGTCTCTAATAATGCCTGGCGCAAAGATGTAATAAGACGAGAAAGCTTTCCATCCATCTGTCCGAGTGCAACATTCATTGCACGATCGGTTTTTGCACGAATTAAATCCATTACCGCTTCTGCCTGTGACAAGTC
This genomic window from Solibacillus sp. FSL R5-0449 contains:
- the mnmE gene encoding tRNA uridine-5-carboxymethylaminomethyl(34) synthesis GTPase MnmE — encoded protein: MEFDTIAAISTPMGEGAIAIVRLSGDEAVAIADKIFKSPNHKRLSEVATHTIHYGHLIDPKTDEVVEEVMLSLMRGPKTFTREDVVEINCHGGIVSVNRVLQLVLRYGARLAEPGEFTKRAFLNGRIDLSQAEAVMDLIRAKTDRAMNVALGQMDGKLSRLITSLRQALLETLAQVEVNIDYPEYDDVEEMTIPVLLEKCGWVREEIIKLLQTSSQGKILREGLSTVILGRPNVGKSSLLNSLVQENKAIVTDIAGTTRDIIEEYVNVRGVPLRLVDTAGIRETEDIVERIGVERSREALKDADLILLVLNYGEELTEEDERLFETIQAMDYIVVVNKTDIERKIDLNRVHELAGKHRVVTTSLLKEEGVIELEEAIAALFFEGQVEANDLTYVSNARHIALLHQAQQVIEDALAAAESGVPVDMIQIDVTRTWEILGEIIGDTVQESLINQLFSQFCLGK